In Paenibacillus algicola, a genomic segment contains:
- the araD gene encoding L-ribulose-5-phosphate 4-epimerase codes for MLEALKEQVLQANLELPRHGLVTFTWGNVSGIDRDSGLFVIKPSGVPYDQLKASDMVVVNLEGQVVEGELKPSSDTPTHRVLYREFTDIGGVVHTHSPGATSWAQAGRPLPAYGTTHADYFYGEIPVTRPMTQAEIDGDYELETGNVIVETFQQLDPAVVPGVLVHAHAPFVWGKDALDAVHHAVVLEECAKMAAAMLQLNPGAAPMAQQLLDRHYLRKHGINAYYGQGS; via the coding sequence ATGCTCGAAGCTCTAAAGGAGCAGGTGCTCCAGGCGAATCTGGAGCTGCCTCGGCATGGACTGGTTACATTTACATGGGGGAATGTCAGCGGAATCGACCGGGACAGCGGCCTGTTTGTAATCAAGCCCAGCGGCGTGCCTTATGATCAGCTGAAGGCGTCGGACATGGTCGTGGTAAACCTGGAGGGACAGGTTGTGGAGGGAGAGCTGAAGCCTTCCTCGGATACACCTACCCATAGGGTGCTGTACCGTGAGTTTACAGACATTGGCGGAGTCGTGCATACGCATTCACCAGGGGCGACCAGCTGGGCCCAGGCAGGACGTCCCCTGCCGGCATATGGTACGACCCATGCGGATTATTTTTACGGCGAAATTCCGGTAACTCGTCCCATGACGCAGGCAGAAATTGATGGAGACTATGAGCTGGAAACCGGAAATGTCATCGTGGAAACCTTTCAGCAGCTGGATCCTGCCGTTGTTCCTGGGGTTCTGGTGCATGCCCATGCGCCCTTTGTATGGGGAAAGGATGCGCTGGATGCGGTGCATCATGCGGTGGTGCTGGAGGAATGTGCCAAGATGGCAGCGGCTATGCTTCAGCTGAATCCGGGGGCTGCACCGATGGCACAGCAGCTGCTGGATCGCCATTATCTCCGTAAACACGGGATTAACGCGTACTATGGACAGGGGAGTTAA
- a CDS encoding ribulokinase, which yields MSTKYTIGVDYGTQSGRAVLVELSSGREVCDHVTPYPHHVIDESLPGSKVALEHDWALQHPDDYLEVLRRSVPAVMQESGVDPELVIGIGIDFTACTMLPVDADLTPLCFKNEYAHQPHSWVKLWKHHAAQPEADAINRIAMERTEDFLPRYGGKISSEWMIAKAWQILNEAPDIYESADLFLEATDWVVARMTGNMVRNSCTAGYKAIWHKQEGYPDKAFFRALDPRLENLMDTKLRGEVVPLGARTGGLSQEMADMMGLHEGIAVASGNVDAHAAVPAVGVVTPGKLVMAMGTSICHMLLGRDEKHIEGMCGVVEDGIIPGLYGYEAGQSAVGDIFEWFVEECLSGEVKAAAAEEGLSVHAWLEREASRLSPGQSGLLALDWWNGNRSVLVDTDLTGLLLGLTLQTKPEEIYRALLEATAFGTRKIVDAFNHGGVPVDALYACGGLPQKNRLLMQIYADVTQREIFIADSKQTPALGAAMFAAVAAGAANGGYATITEAAVSMARVKEETYRPIPEHAAAYEQLYQEYSKLHDYFGRGGNPVMKTLKKLKAEASARSALSM from the coding sequence ATGAGTACAAAATATACGATTGGCGTAGATTACGGAACCCAGTCCGGCCGTGCCGTTCTGGTGGAGCTGTCGAGCGGGAGAGAGGTGTGTGACCATGTTACGCCATACCCTCACCATGTCATTGACGAGTCACTGCCCGGCTCCAAGGTTGCATTAGAGCATGACTGGGCATTACAGCACCCGGATGATTACCTGGAGGTGCTTCGGCGCTCCGTACCGGCTGTCATGCAGGAGTCTGGTGTTGATCCAGAGCTCGTGATCGGGATCGGAATTGATTTTACGGCGTGCACTATGCTGCCCGTCGATGCAGACTTAACGCCGCTGTGCTTCAAAAATGAATATGCCCACCAGCCGCACAGCTGGGTCAAGCTGTGGAAGCATCATGCGGCACAGCCGGAGGCAGACGCAATTAACCGGATAGCCATGGAGCGCACGGAGGATTTCCTTCCTCGATATGGCGGAAAAATATCGTCGGAATGGATGATTGCCAAGGCATGGCAAATTCTGAATGAAGCGCCGGACATTTATGAATCAGCGGACTTATTCTTAGAGGCGACGGACTGGGTGGTTGCCCGAATGACGGGGAACATGGTCCGCAACAGCTGTACCGCCGGGTACAAAGCCATCTGGCACAAGCAGGAGGGGTACCCGGACAAAGCCTTCTTCAGAGCGCTGGATCCGCGCCTTGAGAACCTGATGGATACGAAGCTTCGTGGAGAAGTAGTACCGCTCGGAGCAAGGACCGGAGGGCTGTCTCAAGAGATGGCAGACATGATGGGGCTGCACGAAGGCATTGCCGTCGCTTCCGGCAACGTGGATGCACATGCTGCGGTTCCGGCGGTCGGTGTCGTCACGCCGGGCAAGCTGGTTATGGCGATGGGAACCTCGATCTGCCATATGCTGCTGGGCCGTGACGAAAAGCATATTGAGGGCATGTGCGGAGTCGTTGAAGATGGCATCATACCCGGATTGTACGGATATGAGGCAGGGCAGTCGGCTGTTGGAGATATTTTTGAATGGTTTGTGGAGGAGTGTCTTTCGGGTGAGGTGAAGGCTGCAGCTGCTGAAGAAGGCCTAAGCGTGCATGCGTGGCTGGAGCGTGAAGCCTCCAGATTGTCTCCGGGTCAAAGTGGACTGCTGGCACTGGATTGGTGGAACGGTAACCGATCCGTGCTCGTGGATACAGACCTTACCGGCCTCCTGCTCGGCTTGACGCTGCAGACCAAGCCAGAGGAAATATACCGGGCTTTGCTGGAGGCAACCGCCTTTGGCACGCGAAAGATCGTCGATGCTTTTAACCATGGCGGGGTACCCGTGGATGCCCTGTATGCCTGCGGCGGGCTTCCTCAGAAGAACCGCCTGCTGATGCAGATTTATGCGGACGTGACGCAGCGTGAAATTTTCATTGCGGACTCTAAGCAAACACCGGCGCTGGGCGCGGCGATGTTCGCCGCTGTGGCTGCAGGAGCTGCAAACGGCGGGTATGCTACCATCACAGAAGCTGCTGTCAGCATGGCGCGAGTGAAGGAAGAAACCTACAGGCCGATTCCGGAGCATGCGGCCGCTTATGAGCAGCTGTATCAGGAATACAGCAAACTCCACGACTACTTTGGCCGCGGCGGCAACCCCGTGATGAAAACATTGAAAAAGCTGAAAGCAGAGGCTTCGGCAAGAAGCGCCCTTTCCATGTAG
- a CDS encoding glycoside hydrolase family 13 protein, with the protein MERAFWKEGVVYQIYPISFKDSDGDGHGDLRGILEKLDYLQGLGVTMLWLGPVCKSPMEDYGYDVSDYYEINEPFGTMEDFEELLREVHARGMKLFMDLVINHTSDQHAWFQQASSSREHPRRSYYIWKDGVAGAEPNNWMSFSEESAWKLDEQTGQYYLRIFDVTQPDLNWEHAPMRHEMYEMIRYWLDKGIDGFRLDAINILSKEPGFPDAPAEDPHPRGQRYFKNGPKVHDYLQELHTEVFSRYENIVTVGEAPSISMEEAVRYSAPERKELSMVLLMEMIGMDVERGNPWKVRSWRLQELKDIVNRWSKEVFGKGWYGTYLSNHDHPRMLPRYGADGELRELSGKMLATFLHTIPGTPFMYQGEELGMTNVKFSSIQDYRDKNTLGFYKRMVEEEGASEQEVLDMIQARSRDSARTPMQWSAEAQAGFTSGTPWIPVNDNYKDINSEESMKRPDSLFHYYRRLIALRKEQPVLAYGNFNMLLEDEEHIMCYTRTYKEKTWLVLLNFADHEVTTRWPEGWKRDSGQAVAVLGNYEGLPAVEERGLLKLKPFEAVIVEGETRAFR; encoded by the coding sequence ATGGAGCGGGCTTTTTGGAAAGAAGGAGTGGTCTATCAGATTTATCCCATCAGCTTCAAGGATTCGGACGGGGATGGGCACGGCGATCTGCGCGGTATTCTGGAAAAGCTGGATTATTTACAGGGTCTCGGCGTTACGATGCTGTGGCTGGGTCCTGTCTGCAAGTCGCCGATGGAGGATTACGGCTACGACGTCAGTGATTATTATGAAATCAATGAGCCGTTTGGTACAATGGAGGATTTCGAGGAGCTGCTGCGAGAGGTGCATGCCCGGGGGATGAAGCTGTTTATGGACCTCGTTATAAATCATACCTCGGATCAGCATGCCTGGTTTCAGCAGGCCTCTTCCAGCCGGGAGCATCCGCGACGCAGCTATTACATCTGGAAAGATGGAGTGGCCGGGGCCGAGCCGAATAACTGGATGTCATTTTCCGAGGAGTCAGCATGGAAGCTGGATGAGCAGACCGGCCAGTATTATTTGCGAATTTTCGATGTGACTCAGCCGGATCTGAACTGGGAGCATGCTCCCATGCGGCATGAGATGTATGAAATGATCAGGTATTGGCTGGACAAGGGAATTGACGGCTTCCGGCTGGATGCGATCAATATTTTGTCTAAAGAACCTGGATTTCCCGATGCTCCGGCGGAGGATCCCCATCCGCGAGGTCAGCGCTATTTCAAGAATGGACCAAAGGTCCACGATTATTTGCAGGAGCTGCATACAGAGGTATTCTCCCGCTATGAGAACATCGTAACCGTGGGTGAGGCGCCGAGCATTTCTATGGAGGAAGCGGTGCGCTACTCCGCTCCAGAACGGAAAGAGCTTAGCATGGTGCTGCTGATGGAGATGATCGGCATGGATGTGGAGCGCGGAAACCCGTGGAAGGTGCGGAGCTGGAGGCTTCAGGAGCTGAAGGATATTGTCAACCGGTGGTCCAAAGAGGTGTTTGGAAAAGGGTGGTATGGCACGTATCTGAGCAACCACGATCACCCGCGGATGCTTCCGCGCTATGGCGCAGATGGGGAGCTGCGGGAGCTGTCGGGCAAGATGCTGGCGACTTTTTTGCATACTATACCCGGAACTCCCTTTATGTATCAAGGGGAAGAGCTGGGCATGACCAATGTGAAATTCTCCTCCATTCAGGATTATCGGGATAAGAATACCCTTGGCTTCTACAAGAGGATGGTGGAGGAGGAGGGGGCTTCAGAGCAAGAGGTCCTGGACATGATTCAGGCCCGCAGCCGGGACAGCGCCCGTACGCCGATGCAGTGGAGTGCTGAAGCGCAGGCCGGGTTTACGAGCGGTACGCCCTGGATCCCGGTGAATGACAATTACAAAGATATTAACAGTGAGGAGAGCATGAAACGCCCGGATTCTCTGTTCCATTACTATCGCCGGCTAATTGCCTTGCGCAAGGAGCAGCCCGTGCTGGCCTACGGAAATTTCAATATGCTGCTGGAAGATGAGGAGCATATCATGTGCTACACGCGAACGTATAAGGAAAAAACATGGCTGGTGCTGCTGAACTTTGCAGATCACGAGGTTACGACACGTTGGCCTGAAGGGTGGAAGAGAGATTCCGGTCAAGCTGTGGCGGTGCTGGGAAACTATGAAGGACTGCCGGCAGTGGAGGAACGAGGGCTCCTCAAGCTGAAGCCGTTTGAGGCTGTAATTGTTGAGGGGGAGACTCGCGCGTTCCGCTAG
- a CDS encoding alpha/beta hydrolase has product MKLWEKNIPGIELEEEGSFEPYIVPHVVESASPHAAVVVFPGGGYFRRAEHEGDPIAEWLNSLGLSAFVVHYRVKPTRYPYPQMDGMHAVKQIRHRAAEWNIDPARIGVLGFSAGGHLAATVCIQAEEGQPDAEDPVDRVSARPDFAVLCYPVISFTQHRHEGSVTNLLGEQPSEEMIRKMSGELQVTSNVPPTFLWHTADDAAVPVENSLMYASALSAQQIPFELHVFPHGRHGLGLSEEDPQVAQWTGLCAEWLRRIEVL; this is encoded by the coding sequence ATGAAATTGTGGGAAAAAAATATTCCGGGGATTGAGCTGGAGGAAGAGGGTTCATTCGAGCCATATATTGTTCCACATGTCGTGGAGTCCGCTTCACCCCATGCTGCTGTCGTGGTGTTTCCTGGAGGCGGTTACTTCCGCCGGGCCGAGCATGAGGGGGACCCCATCGCGGAGTGGCTGAACAGCCTGGGCTTATCTGCTTTTGTGGTTCACTACCGCGTGAAGCCGACCAGATATCCGTATCCGCAGATGGACGGTATGCATGCCGTCAAGCAGATCCGGCACCGCGCTGCAGAATGGAACATTGATCCGGCCCGGATTGGCGTACTAGGCTTTTCGGCAGGCGGGCATCTGGCTGCTACCGTATGTATTCAGGCAGAAGAAGGACAGCCGGATGCAGAAGACCCGGTTGACCGCGTGAGCGCTCGACCGGACTTCGCCGTGCTGTGCTATCCCGTGATCTCCTTCACACAGCATCGGCATGAAGGCTCGGTCACCAATCTGCTCGGGGAGCAGCCATCGGAAGAGATGATTCGTAAAATGTCGGGCGAGCTGCAGGTAACTTCAAACGTACCTCCAACCTTTTTGTGGCATACTGCTGATGACGCTGCTGTTCCGGTGGAAAATAGTCTCATGTATGCAAGCGCTCTCTCTGCTCAGCAGATTCCGTTTGAGCTCCATGTGTTTCCTCATGGTCGTCATGGACTCGGACTGTCCGAGGAGGACCCGCAGGTTGCGCAGTGGACCGGCTTATGTGCGGAGTGGCTGCGAAGAATTGAGGTTCTTTAG
- a CDS encoding type 1 glutamine amidotransferase domain-containing protein, whose product MTEAKKIAFLLANDFEDSEMKNPYEAMIKNGHDNVIISLKENEELTGKQGSVSYQSHLAVKDAQASDYAAVIIPGGKSPSHLMDDKDIQAFVQEADQKGLTISAICHGPQILAAAGLLKGRTLTSYPGIQDEVREAGGQFVDQEVVTDGNLITSRTPEDEPAFIQATLDALGSNAW is encoded by the coding sequence ATGACTGAAGCAAAGAAGATTGCATTTTTGCTGGCTAACGATTTTGAAGACTCGGAAATGAAAAACCCATATGAGGCTATGATCAAAAATGGCCACGATAACGTAATTATCAGCTTGAAGGAAAATGAGGAGCTAACAGGCAAGCAGGGCTCGGTATCCTACCAATCCCACCTGGCTGTTAAAGACGCGCAGGCATCCGATTATGCTGCGGTCATTATTCCGGGCGGTAAATCTCCATCCCATCTGATGGACGACAAGGATATTCAAGCCTTTGTTCAGGAGGCGGATCAGAAAGGGCTGACGATCTCGGCCATCTGCCATGGTCCGCAGATCCTGGCGGCAGCCGGCCTGCTGAAAGGCCGTACGCTGACGTCCTATCCCGGTATTCAGGACGAAGTTCGCGAAGCCGGCGGTCAATTCGTGGATCAAGAAGTGGTAACGGACGGTAATTTGATTACGTCCCGTACTCCGGAGGACGAGCCAGCCTTTATTCAAGCTACCCTGGATGCTTTGGGCTCAAACGCTTGGTAA
- the sigK gene encoding RNA polymerase sporulation sigma factor SigK, protein MPGLFTAIALFIKELSLLVSYVKNNAFPQPLTEEEEAKHLQLMAEGDAASRNKLIEHNLRLVAHIVKKFDNTGEDLEDLISIGTIGLIKAIESFRTGKGTKLATFAARCIENEILMHLRSLKKTRKDVSLHDPIGTDKEGNEITLIDILGTEADDIVDKVQLKIEKSKIYRNLDILDDREKEVVIGRFGLEHGGEERTQREIAKELGISRSYVSRIEKRALMKLYHEFYKAKR, encoded by the coding sequence GTGCCTGGACTGTTTACCGCTATTGCACTGTTCATCAAAGAGCTAAGCCTGTTAGTGTCGTATGTGAAAAACAACGCGTTTCCCCAGCCCCTGACCGAAGAAGAGGAAGCGAAGCATCTACAGCTAATGGCTGAAGGTGACGCAGCTTCGCGTAATAAGCTGATTGAGCACAACCTTCGGTTGGTGGCTCATATTGTGAAGAAATTTGACAACACCGGCGAAGACCTGGAAGACCTGATCTCCATCGGCACCATCGGCCTAATCAAAGCGATCGAAAGCTTCCGAACGGGCAAGGGAACGAAGCTTGCAACATTCGCCGCTCGTTGTATTGAGAATGAAATACTTATGCATCTTCGTAGCTTGAAAAAAACGCGTAAGGACGTATCCCTGCATGATCCGATCGGCACAGATAAAGAAGGCAATGAAATCACGTTGATCGATATTCTAGGAACCGAAGCGGACGATATCGTGGATAAAGTGCAGTTAAAGATCGAGAAAAGCAAAATTTACCGCAACCTCGATATCCTGGACGACCGGGAGAAGGAAGTGGTCATTGGGCGATTTGGATTGGAGCATGGCGGAGAGGAGCGCACCCAGCGAGAGATTGCGAAGGAGTTGGGGATTTCGCGGAGCTATGTTTCGCGGATTGAGAAGCGGGCGCTCATGAAGCTGTATCATGAGTTTTATAAGGCGAAGCGATGA
- a CDS encoding tRNA dihydrouridine synthase: protein MIENFWKELPKPFFVLAPMEDVTNVVFRQVVSRAGRPDVFFTEFTSTEGYCNPDAIYSERGRLYFTEEEQPMVAHIWGNNPDHFREMSIGLAKLGFKGIDINMGCPAHNVAAKAKGSGLILQPELAADIIQATKAGGLPVSVKTRLGYTHVEEWREWLSHILRQDIANLSIHLRTKKEMSKVPAHWELIPEIKQLRDQIAPHTLLTINGDIADRKTGLMLAEQYGFDGVMIGRGIFKDPFAFEKTPREHSRDEKIELLKYHIDLYDQYATELEPRPFVHLLRFFKIYIHGFDKADALKDELMQTKSTDEVRQVLRSFTNDYVE, encoded by the coding sequence TTGATTGAAAATTTTTGGAAAGAGTTACCTAAACCGTTTTTTGTACTTGCTCCTATGGAAGATGTCACGAATGTGGTGTTTCGTCAGGTTGTGAGTCGAGCGGGTAGACCTGATGTTTTTTTCACTGAGTTTACAAGTACTGAAGGCTACTGTAATCCAGATGCTATATATAGTGAGCGTGGGAGATTATATTTCACAGAAGAAGAACAGCCTATGGTAGCACATATTTGGGGAAATAACCCTGATCATTTTAGGGAAATGAGTATAGGTTTAGCGAAGCTCGGATTTAAAGGCATTGATATTAATATGGGTTGTCCTGCTCATAACGTCGCAGCTAAAGCTAAGGGCAGCGGGCTGATCTTACAGCCTGAGCTTGCAGCAGATATTATACAAGCTACTAAAGCAGGTGGATTACCTGTAAGTGTAAAAACTAGACTTGGCTATACTCATGTGGAGGAGTGGCGTGAGTGGTTATCCCATATTTTGCGACAAGATATTGCAAATCTTTCTATTCATCTACGAACCAAGAAAGAAATGAGCAAGGTGCCTGCTCATTGGGAGCTGATTCCTGAAATTAAACAGCTTCGTGATCAGATTGCACCCCATACATTATTAACGATTAATGGAGACATAGCTGATCGAAAAACAGGCTTGATGCTGGCAGAACAATACGGATTTGATGGAGTTATGATCGGTAGAGGTATATTTAAAGATCCATTTGCTTTTGAGAAGACGCCTAGAGAGCATAGCAGGGACGAAAAAATAGAGCTATTAAAATACCACATTGATTTATATGATCAATATGCAACAGAACTAGAGCCGAGACCATTTGTTCATTTACTTCGTTTCTTCAAAATATATATTCATGGATTTGATAAGGCAGATGCGTTGAAAGATGAGCTCATGCAAACGAAGTCAACAGATGAAGTGCGTCAAGTGTTACGCAGCTTTACAAATGATTATGTTGAATAA
- a CDS encoding YdhK family protein — MKWLKTCFFTSVLMVALVGCGEETSHPAGSTQHEDHASHSTTGEVPEGLKEAANPMFQAGSQVMIRDEHMPGMKGAKATVAGAYETVVYTVSYTPVAGGDEVTNHKWVIHEEIQDAGSDPLKAGTTVVLTADHMPGMKGAKATVDSAHSTTVYMIDFLPTTGGAMVKNHQWVTENELSPL, encoded by the coding sequence ATGAAATGGCTCAAGACATGCTTCTTTACTTCGGTGCTGATGGTGGCTCTAGTCGGATGTGGGGAAGAGACTTCGCACCCGGCAGGGTCCACGCAGCACGAAGATCATGCTAGTCATTCAACGACTGGCGAAGTTCCTGAAGGGTTAAAAGAAGCAGCAAATCCAATGTTTCAAGCAGGCAGTCAAGTGATGATCCGGGACGAGCATATGCCCGGGATGAAGGGGGCCAAAGCGACGGTGGCAGGTGCATATGAGACGGTTGTTTATACTGTGTCTTACACTCCTGTGGCAGGAGGAGACGAGGTAACGAACCACAAATGGGTGATTCATGAAGAGATTCAAGATGCAGGTTCAGATCCTTTGAAGGCGGGAACAACGGTAGTTTTAACGGCCGACCATATGCCTGGAATGAAGGGTGCCAAAGCAACGGTGGATTCTGCTCACTCGACGACGGTGTATATGATTGATTTCCTGCCGACTACAGGTGGGGCCATGGTTAAGAACCATCAATGGGTCACAGAAAATGAACTATCTCCATTATAA
- a CDS encoding zinc-binding dehydrogenase has protein sequence MKALLLQGPGEVSQMRVGEAVKPSPQPGEVLVRIMATALNPVDYKTGNQGNPHWSYPHILGLDSAGIVEEIGAGVNHISVGDRVVCHLDLTQKGGYAEYGVTSAHTVSVIPEGISFQDAAALPCAGYTAYQALFHKMHVSSGQNILIHAGAGGVGGFAIQLAKAAGLTVLTTASAPKHEYVQSLGADYAIDYQQEDFVQRTLEITDGLGVHYVLDTVGRDNATRSLKALAFNGQISFIAGPPSINEAISFAHPLSFHSIALGSVHASGNLAEQRKLAQMGDHMLSMLQEGKITSTLSSTITLDEVPAALTDIATRHVTGKIVAMLG, from the coding sequence ATGAAAGCTTTGCTGCTACAAGGACCCGGAGAGGTCAGTCAGATGAGAGTTGGAGAAGCGGTTAAACCATCTCCCCAGCCAGGTGAAGTACTGGTTCGTATTATGGCTACCGCGCTAAATCCCGTCGATTATAAAACAGGAAATCAAGGCAATCCGCACTGGAGCTATCCGCATATTCTTGGACTGGATTCTGCCGGCATCGTGGAGGAGATCGGGGCCGGCGTGAACCATATTTCGGTTGGCGATCGGGTCGTTTGTCACCTTGATCTAACTCAAAAGGGCGGATATGCTGAATACGGCGTTACCTCAGCACATACGGTTTCTGTCATTCCGGAAGGCATTTCATTTCAGGATGCGGCCGCACTTCCTTGTGCCGGCTATACCGCTTACCAGGCGTTGTTCCACAAAATGCATGTGTCTTCAGGACAGAATATCCTGATCCATGCCGGAGCCGGCGGTGTCGGCGGCTTTGCTATTCAGCTGGCTAAAGCAGCCGGGCTAACCGTGCTAACGACCGCTTCTGCGCCCAAGCATGAGTATGTACAGTCGCTCGGAGCCGATTACGCCATCGACTATCAGCAGGAGGATTTCGTTCAGCGGACGCTGGAAATTACAGACGGCCTTGGCGTTCATTATGTCCTTGATACGGTCGGCCGTGACAATGCCACCCGCTCCTTAAAGGCGCTCGCCTTCAATGGACAGATATCCTTTATTGCCGGACCGCCTTCAATCAATGAGGCGATCTCGTTTGCTCATCCCTTATCCTTCCATTCTATTGCGCTCGGCAGCGTTCATGCTTCCGGCAATCTCGCCGAGCAGCGCAAGCTTGCCCAGATGGGAGATCATATGCTTTCCATGCTGCAAGAGGGCAAGATCACCTCTACCCTCTCCAGCACCATTACCCTGGACGAGGTCCCTGCTGCTCTAACCGACATCGCGACAAGGCATGTCACAGGCAAGATCGTAGCGATGCTGGGGTAA
- a CDS encoding rhodanese-like domain-containing protein, with protein MFWQAFLLLGLVLFLLQHRLGPVKGLRFLGEEQLLHIKESRQIQILDIRDATDFEKGHLPGAINIYIGRLPYVSMNELVPGEQLVIVSSSAYHIRKAARILKKSGYTELAAFVCREHAAGRSQEQRRAGMGACIS; from the coding sequence GTGTTCTGGCAAGCATTTTTACTGCTCGGCCTCGTGCTTTTCCTGCTCCAGCATCGCTTGGGGCCTGTGAAAGGGCTGAGATTTCTGGGCGAGGAGCAGCTGCTTCACATCAAGGAAAGTCGGCAAATACAGATCTTAGATATTCGAGACGCAACCGACTTCGAGAAGGGACATCTACCAGGGGCGATTAACATTTACATCGGCAGGCTCCCTTACGTCAGCATGAATGAGCTGGTGCCAGGAGAGCAGCTTGTGATCGTCTCTTCTTCAGCTTATCATATCAGGAAAGCAGCAAGAATATTGAAGAAGTCGGGCTATACCGAGCTGGCAGCCTTTGTATGCAGGGAGCATGCTGCCGGTCGGAGTCAGGAGCAGCGCCGAGCTGGCATGGGCGCATGCATCTCATAA
- a CDS encoding carbohydrate ABC transporter permease, with translation MWMNFRRKQPLLQIFLWLYALISLYPLIWMVFYSFKDNNEIFVTNPFGFPRTLRFENYVSAMTEFNVPRYFLNSVWVSVITVIGTIAVALLFAYAVARMRFRGKTLAQMYIVIGMFVPVQVIMIPLAILVRDFHLTNTYGSIILPYIAFNVSFSTLVFYGFFRSIPFDLEEAACIDGANIYQTFSRIMIPVVKPAIATMVIFVFLAAWNEFPIALMLISDEDLKTLPLGLLFFQGQFTTDWGAMGAAMTVASLPTVLVYILFSEQVEKAMTVGSAVKG, from the coding sequence ATGTGGATGAACTTCAGGCGTAAACAACCGTTACTGCAAATTTTTCTCTGGCTGTATGCCCTCATTTCACTGTATCCCTTGATCTGGATGGTGTTTTATTCCTTCAAGGACAACAATGAGATCTTTGTGACGAATCCGTTCGGCTTCCCCCGGACGCTGCGGTTTGAAAATTACGTGTCTGCCATGACCGAGTTCAATGTTCCGCGCTATTTCCTGAACAGTGTGTGGGTATCTGTCATCACCGTCATCGGAACCATTGCTGTCGCCCTGCTGTTTGCTTATGCCGTCGCCCGAATGCGATTTCGCGGCAAAACGCTGGCTCAAATGTATATCGTGATCGGCATGTTTGTGCCGGTTCAGGTCATTATGATCCCACTCGCGATCCTCGTGCGTGATTTTCATCTGACCAATACGTATGGATCGATTATTCTGCCTTATATTGCGTTTAATGTTTCCTTCTCTACTCTCGTATTTTATGGTTTCTTCCGCAGTATTCCCTTTGATCTGGAAGAGGCGGCATGCATTGACGGCGCAAATATATACCAGACCTTTTCCCGGATTATGATACCCGTTGTCAAGCCGGCGATTGCCACGATGGTGATCTTTGTCTTTCTGGCAGCATGGAACGAGTTCCCGATTGCACTGATGCTCATTTCCGATGAGGATCTTAAGACGCTCCCGCTCGGCTTGCTATTCTTTCAAGGACAGTTCACTACCGACTGGGGCGCGATGGGAGCAGCCATGACCGTCGCTTCTCTTCCAACGGTGCTGGTCTACATTCTGTTTAGCGAACAGGTCGAGAAAGCCATGACGGTCGGCTCTGCTGTCAAGGGTTAA